From the genome of Homalodisca vitripennis isolate AUS2020 chromosome 8, UT_GWSS_2.1, whole genome shotgun sequence, one region includes:
- the LOC124368072 gene encoding gustatory receptor for sugar taste 43a-like — translation MVSLQVVAAVIFFSSAWKYPRLFKVFDTLERVYQDLQHKTSEIKGTVKFLGVYAAALMSVTSSERIVSVSYNGATFEYQILFATFFVTATLLYCSQAVLLVHFTHVAQSIAKSFEMVNAKIEMEVTSPASIDGSYARCTMQSKIKKLRTLMNTYWMLCDAVHQANVFYCDQLMAVTFSSFLHITVTSHYFFLLLKTSELFIITNEGAWILLHICYVMLLLNSSTVVTNKADETGQAICKLINKDLDTNLRKQLEGFLLQLPHHNARFSARGYFPLNNETLTAMAGAVITYLVILIQFQTEPSST, via the exons ATGGTCTCCCTACAAGTGGTGGCAGCTGTCATATTCTTTAGCTCCGCCTGGAAGTATCCAAGACTCTTCAAAGTCTTTGACACTCTGGAAAGAGTCTACCAAGATCTCCAGCACAAGACATCAGAAATCAAGGGCACAGTGAAGTTTTTGGGAGTCTACGCTGCTGCACTAATGTCAGTCACCTCTTCTGAGCGCATAGTAAGTGTGAGTTACAATGGGGCAACGTTcgaatatcaaattttattcgcAACTTTCTTCGTCACCGCGACACTGCTGTACTGCTCCCAAGCTGTCCTGCTCGTCCACTTCACACATGTGGCTCAAAGTATCGCAAAGTCCTTTGAAATGGTCAACGCCAAGATTGAGATGGAAGTTACAAGCCCTGCCAGTATTGACGGCTCTTATGCAAGAT gCACTATGCAGTCTAAAATCAAGAAACTGAGGACtctgatgaacacctactggatgctgtGTGACGCCGTACACCAGGCTAATGTCTTCTACTGCGATCAGCTGATGGCCGTTACCTTCTCCTCATTTCTCCACATCACTGTCACCTCTCACTACTTTTTCCTGCTCCTCAAAACTAGTGAATTGTTCATCATAACTAACGAAGGAGCTTGGATCTTGCTTCACATCTGCTACGTAATGCTGTTGCTAAACTCGAGCACGGTCGTGACCAACaag GCTGATGAGACAGGACAGGCGATCTGCAAGTTGATCAATAAGGACTTGGACACAAACCTTAGAAAACAG CTTGAAGGGTTTCTCCTGCAGTTGCCTCACCACAACGCAAGATTCTCTGCTCGTGGATATTTCCCGCTCAACAACGAGACCCTAACAGCA atggctggagcggtgaTAACTTACCTGGTGATATTGATCCAGTTCCAGACTGAACCATCATCCACCTAG